The following coding sequences are from one Humulus lupulus chromosome X, drHumLupu1.1, whole genome shotgun sequence window:
- the LOC133805652 gene encoding disease resistance protein RGA2-like, with protein MHDLMHDVAVLVAGSDSVIINQNTKISNGKHLHMSLADFDFDLETHKSSEILEFFSQQKRLRTFLLHNCRYLGFSKLEDYLSKFKCVRALSLSRMDIEVLPKNLCELEHLRYLNLSYDSELKTLPSSLVRLQNLQTLNLVGCENLVRLPRNMKKLVNLRHLIIEGCSSLTEMPPEFGYMTSLHTLDRFVASESSGFPEVSNLINNLQGGLRIERLRHTNYVASKSTAPTLKRVICEGKHNLQLLILKWEEVDDGNNMMENEEMALEGLQPPSSVKELQNCQYLPKLDQLRSLKELNINSVEAAYMCSSAEDEYFDDAHLFFPSLVSLCIEKCPNLKWWWWKRGSDGNGIRSFPRLSDLNIWKCPNLTSMPLFPCIETLDLTASSSKSFQETWIMMRGKNTQANISFLKSITIKECRDLTTLPEGRENLPSLESITIYSCPNLTSLLEGVGNLPSLKSVYIYGCPKLISLLKGIGNLPSLESVTIDNCPVTSLLPGIGNLPSLQDFRIRHCSNLTAALEGIEEIGNLPSLETTNICNCPNLISLPRNLSNFKKYHIMYCPKLEQRCYN; from the exons ATGCATGACCTCATGCATGATGTGGCTGTTTTGGTGGCGGGATCAGATAGTGTCATAATCAATCAGAATACTAAAATCTCTAATGGAAAACATCTTCACATGTCATTAGCTGATTTTGATTTTGATCTAGAAACCCACAAATCAAGTGAGATTTTAGAATTCTTTTCTCAACAAAAAAGACTTCGAACTTTTCTTTTACATAATTGTCGATATTTGGGCTTCTCTAAACTTGAGGATTATTTGTCCAAGTTTAAGTGTGTACGAGCTTTGAGTCTTTCCCGCATGGACATTGAGGTGTTGCCAAAGAATTTGTGTGAATTGGAACATTTGAGATATCTTAATCTTTCTTATGATTCTGAATTAAAAACGCTTCCAAGCTCTTTGGTAAGATTACAGAATTTGCAGACTCTAAATCTCGTAGGTTGTGAAAACCTTGTTAGATTACCTCGAAACATGAAGAAATTAGTCAACTTAAGGCATCTTATTATTGAAGGATGTTCAAGTTTGACAGAGATGCCCCCTGAATTTGGGTATATGACTTCCCTTCACACATTAGATAGATTTGTTGCATCTGAGTCGAGTGGGTTTCCTGAAGTGAGCAACCTTATTAACAACTTACAAGGAGGCTTAAGAATTGAAAGACTGAGACACACAAACTATGTTGCATCAAAATCCACGGCACCAACTTTAAAGCGAGTCATTTGTGAAGGGAAGCATAATCTTCAACTGTTGATTTTAAAGTGGGAAGAAGTTGATGATGGCAATAATATGATGGAAAATGAGGAGATGGCACTAGAAGGTTTGCAGCCACCTTCCAGTGTAAAAGAGTTGCAA AATTGCCAATATCTCCCAAAATTAGATCAATTGCGTTCTCTCAAGGAACTTAACATTAATTCTGTTGAAGCAGCGTACATGTGCTCCTCGGCCGAAGATGAATACTTTGATGATGCCCACTTGTTCTTTCCATCCCTGGTGAGTCTTTGTATTGAAAAATGTCCAAATCTCAAGTGGTGGTGGTGGAAGAGGGGATCAGATGGTAATGGGATTAGATCATTTCCTCGTCTTTCCGATCTAAACATATGGAAGTGCCCTAACCTCACTTCAATGCCCTTGTTTCCATGTATTGAAACACTTGATCTCACTGCAAGTAGTTCAAAGTCATTCCAAGAAACGTGGATAATGATGAGGGGGAAGAACACTCAAGCCAACATTTCATTCCTCAAGTCaatcaccattaaggaatgccgcgATTTGACAACACTTCCGGAAGGGAGAGAGAACCTTCCTTCCCTTGAGTCTATCACGATATATAGCTGCCCCAATTTGACATCACTACTGGAAGGGGTTGGGAACCTTCCTTCCCTTAAGTCTGTCTATATATACGGCTGCCCCAAGTTGATTTCATTGCTAAAAGGCATTGGTAACCTTCCTTCCCTCGAGTCTGTCACCATAGATAATTGCCCAGTGACTTCACTGCTTCCAGGAATTGGAAACCTTCCTTCCCTTCAAGATTTCAGGATACGTCACTGCTCCAATTTGACAGCAGCACTAGAAGGGATTGAAGAGATTGGAAACCTTCCTTCCCTTGAGACTACCAATATATGCAACTGCCCCAATTTGATATCACTTCCACGCAACTTGAGTAATTTTAAAAAGTATCATATTATGTATTGCCCCAAGTTGGAACAAAGATGCTATAATTGA
- the LOC133805653 gene encoding uncharacterized protein LOC133805653 produces MLLNFVKGSTSYESIRTINGVTYPNFKGACYALGLLDDDKEWIDCLTEAAIWATGKELRHLFVTILIHCQVSDASQLWKSIYIALSEDITSLQRKRFRMNDLKLTEQQVEAYTLFEIESIMLKMGKSLKDIDAMPMPNPSLIRDSGNRLVNEELDYDRDQLKILHEKSFAALNPCQKLAYKAIVHSVENEQVLPVATSGITALLLPNGRTAHSRFHIPLNVTAESTCEIRQGTLLAGLLVKTSLIIWDEAPMANKLCFEALDKTLRDILRTRFENSSNKPFGELTIVCGGDFRQILPVVPKGTRADIVDANLNSSYLWPFFKIYELNQNMRLYNGSLTGFEAAKIASFDKWMLQIGDGSLYDDIDRQLIKLPSDIAINPSQDPMKSIIKVIYPSLLQKYNDPTYLTEREILTPKNEMVYELNDKIMNIIPGEGRTYFSSDSICKASVKTNDEDLLYPAECLHGLKFNGIPNHEMRLKEGAPVMLLRNLNQTEGLCNGTRLIIRHLGKWSIRSDIISGTNIGENVTIPRIIMSPNESRWPFKLNRRQLPLAPCFAMTINKIQGQSHKHVGLYLPKQVFTHDQLYVAVSRVTTREGLIILNADDEVGDPTLIKNIVYKEVFQNTHS; encoded by the exons ATGTTGTTAAATTTTGTCAAAGGGAGCACTTCTTATGAAAGTATTAGAACAATAAATGGGGTGACATATCCTAATTTTAAAGGCGCATGCTATGCTTTGGGATTGTTAGACGATGATAAAGAGTGGATAGATTGCTTGACTGAAGCTGCAATATGGGCAACTGGAAAAGAATTAAGACATCTTTTCGTCACGATACTTATTCACTGTCAGGTTTCTGATGCATCACAACTTTGGAAATCTATTTATATTGCATTGTCAGAAGACATAACTTCATTGCAAAGGAAGAGATTTAGAATGAATGATCTTAAGTTAACTGAACAACAAGTTGAAGCATACACATTGTTCGAGATTGAAAGTATCATGCTGAAGATGGGAAAAAGTTTGAAAGATATAGATGCAATGCCCATGCCTAATCCATCTTTGATAAGAGACTCGGGTAATAGATTGGTTAATGAAGAGCTTGATTATGACCGAGATCAATTAAAGATATTGCATGAGAAATCATTTGCTGCTCTAAATCCTTGCCAAAAATTAGCTTATAAAGCAATAGTACATTCAGTAGAGAATGAACAAg TCTTGCCTGTAGCAACTTCAGGCATAACTGCTTTGTTATTGCCTAATGGTAGGACAGCTCATTCACGATTTCATATTCCCTTGAATGTTACAGCAGAGTCGACTTGTGAAATTCGACAAGGCACCCTACTAGCTGGACTTCTTGTGAAAACTTCTTTGATCATTTGGGATGAAGCACCTATGGCAAATAAGTTATGCTTTGAAGCTTTGGATAAGACCTTAAGAGATATTCTAAGAACAAGGTTTGAAAATAGCTCTAACAAACCTTTTGGAGAACTTACAATAGTGTGTGGTGGTGATTTCCGACAAATATTACCAGTTGTCCCAAAAGGTACAAGAGCTGATATTGTTGATGCTAATCTTAACTCATCATATTTGTGgccatttttcaaaatatatgagcTCAACCAAAATATGAGGCTATATAATGGAAGCTTGACTGGTTTTGAGGCTGCCAAAATAGCTTCTTTTGACAAATGGATGTTGCAGATTGGAGATGGTTCATTATATGATGACATTGATAGACAATTAATTAAGCTTCCTTCTGATATCGCCATAAATCCATCTCAAGATCCAATGAAATCCATAATTAAAGTTATCTACCCATCACTTTTACAAAAGTACAATGATCCTACATATTTGACAGAAAGAGAAATATTAACACCAAAAAATGAAATGGTCTATGAACTAAATGACAAGATTATGAATATTATACCAGGTGAAGGGAGAACATATTTTAGCTCAGACAGTATATGCAAAGCAAGTGTAAAGACAAATGATGAAGATCTTTTGTATCCAGCTGAATGTTTGCATGGTTTGAAATTTAATGGCATCCCTAATCATGAGATGCGACTTAAGGAAGGTGCTCCTGTAATGCTCCTTAGAAATCTAAATCAAACAGAAGGCCTATGCAATGGCACAAGATTGATTATCAGGCATCTTGGTAAATGGTCCATTAGAAGCGACATCATTTCTGGAACAAATATTGGTGAAAATGTCACAATTCCAAGAATTATCATGTCTCCCAATGAATCAAGATGGCCATTCAAGCTTAATAGACGACAACTTCCCTTGGCACCATGTTTTGCCATGACAATCAACAAAATCCAAGGACAATCTCATAAACATGTTGGCTTGTACCTCCCTAAGCAAGTATTCACCCACGATCAATTATATGTTGCTGTGTCCCGAGTTACCACAAGAGAAGGATTAATCATACTAAATGCTGATGATGAGGTGGGAGACCCAAccttaataaaaaatattgtttacaaaGAAGTATTTCAAAATACCCACTCATAG
- the LOC133803537 gene encoding putative disease resistance protein RGA3 codes for MAEGVLFNVAESLVEMLHSAAFEEVGVLYCVKDEFQKLVDTTNIVKGVLLDAEQKMAVDNSVKAWLKQLGDAFFVADDLVDKFHTKAMQRRVMSGNKFTRQVRVFFSSSNQLVFRIKMGHQIKDIREKLDDTRVVSNNFNLTHRPKETIVASGSSMRETYSYVSEEEVIGREDEKKEIIQLLVEMEFEEDVSFIPIVGIGGLGKTTLAQYVYNDEKVQKHFELKMWVCVSDVFDVDLLVAKIIKSDTCTNLGNLELEQLQNELRSKLSGKKYLLVLDDVWNEHGEEWHKLEMLLKCGGRGSRVLVTTRSEMVSRITQTVQPFKVKGLSKDMSWYLFKRMAFEKEQEPVEGSKIMELGMEVVEKCKGVPLAIRTIGRLLQVRLWQSQNPEKELSWFLNSEFAKIDQMKITSYPPSS; via the coding sequence ATGGCCGAAGGAGTTTTATTCAATGTTGCTGAAAGTCTTGTTGAGATGTTGCATTCTGCAGCATTCGAAGAGGTTGGAGTGCTTTACTGTGTGAAGGACGAGTTTCAGAAACTTGTTGATACGACAAACATAGTTAAAGGTGTACTTCTTGATGCAGAACAGAAGATGGCTGTCGATAATAGTGTCAAAGCTTGGCTCAAACAGCTTGGAGACGCATTTTTTGTTGCTGATGACTTGGTGGACAAGTTTCATACAAAAGCTATGCAACGTAGAGTGATGTCTGGGAATAAATTCACCAGACAGGTACGTGTTTTCTTCTCCAGCTCTAATCAGCTAGTTTTTCGTATTAAGATGGGTCATCAGATTAAAGATATAAGAGAAAAACTAGATGATACAAGAGTCGTTAGCAACAACTTTAACTTAACTCATCGTCCAAAAGAAACAATAGTTGCTAGTGGAAGTAGTATGAGGGAGACCTACTCTTATGTGAGTGAAGAGGAAGTTATTGGGAGAGAGGATGAAAAGAAGGAAATTATTCAATTGTTGGTGGAAATGGAGTTTGAAGAGGATGTGTCTTTCATTCCAATAGTAGGTATTGGAGGGTTAGGAAAAACCACACTAGCTCAATATGTTTACAATGATGAGAAAGTCCAAAAACATTTTGAACTCAAAATGTGGGTGTGTGTTTCTGATGTTTTTGATGTCGATTTACTAGTTGCAAAAATTATAAAGTCGGATACTTGTACCAATCTAGGAAACCTTGAGTTGGAACAGTTACAAAATGAACTTAGAAGTAAGCTAAGTGGAAAGAAATACCTCTTAGTATTGGATGATGTGTGGAATGAGCATGGTGAAGAATGGCATAAATTGGAGATGTTGTTAAAGTGTGGAGGAAGGGGTAGTAGAGTCTTAGTAACTACTCGCAGTGAAATGGTTTCTAGGATAACTCAGACAGTTCAGCCATTTAAAGTAAAAGGTTTGAGCAAAGATATGTCTTGGTACTTATTCAAAAGAATGGCATTCGAGAAAGAACAAGAGCCGGTTGAGGGCTCAAAAATAATGGAGCTAGGGATGGAGGTTGTAGAAAAGTGCAAGGGAGTTCCTTTGGCCATAAGGACAATAGGAAGATTATTGCAGGTAAGATTATGGCAGTCTCAAAACCCAGAAAAGGAGTTGTCATGGTTTCTGAATAGTGAATTTGCAAAAATAGATCAAATGAAAATTACATCTTACCCACCCTCAAGCTAA